Below is a genomic region from Neurospora crassa OR74A linkage group VII, whole genome shotgun sequence.
CAGAAGCTAACTATGCACAGTGACATGGAGATTGATCTCCACGAAGCCTCAGATCCCGAAGTCATGCGCACATTCTACCAGCGCCTCTTCCCATGGCGATACCTGTTCCAGTGGCTTAACCACAGCCCAACACCCACCAACGATTTCGGCCATCGTGAATTCGCCTTTACGTTGCAGAACGACGCATACCTACGATACCAATCCTTCACCACCTCGGATCTGTGAGTTTGTCTATCCGGTTCCCTTCCAGCTATCCATCTTACTAACCCGACCAACCTGAACAGACTCCGTAAAGATGTCCTCCGCCTCATGCCCTCGCGTTTCGAAATTGGTCCCGTCTACACAGCCAACCCCCGCGATCGCAAAACGCTACGGAACTCGTCAGCTTTCCGGCCCCTGTCCAAGGAACTCTGCTTCGATATCGATCTGACAGACTACGATGACATCCGTACTTGCTGCGACAAAGCCAACATATGCCAAAAGTGCTGGCAATTCATCAccatggccatcaaggtcgtCGACACGGCTCTGCGCGAGGACTTTGGCTTCAAGCACATCATGTGGGTATACTCGGGTCGTCGCGGTGCTCACGCATGGGTATGCGACAAGAGTGCGCGGGCGCTAGACGACCAGAAGCGACGCGCCATCGCCGGCTACCTCGAAGTCATCCGGGGCGGCGCGCAAAGCGGCAAGAAAGTCAACCTCCGCCGGCCGCTGCACCCGCACTTGGTCCGCTccctcgacatcctcaaGCAGCATTTTCAGTCGGACGTGCTTGAGGCCCAAGACCCCTGGCGCACCGAGGACCAGCAAGAGAAGCTCCTCGCCCTTTTACCTTCGGATCAGAAGCAACTCGTGTCCGCCCTGCGCAACAAGTGGGCTTCATCGCCCGACCGGCCGTCCACCCTGAAATGGGCCGACATCGACAGCGTGGCCAAGACGTCCACTGCCAAAAACTTTGACACCAAGTCCCTCCTGGACGCCAAGCAGGATATTGTGCTCGAGTACACGTACCCGCGCCTTGATATCGAAGTGTCCAAGAAACTCAATCATTTGCTCAAGTCTCCCTTTGTCGTGCACCCGGGCACAGGGAGGGTGTGTGTGCCGATTGATGTGAAGAGGGGATTAGAGAGTTTTGATCCGCTGGGGGTGCCGACGGTGCAGAGTCTGATTAGGGAGATTGACG
It encodes:
- a CDS encoding DNA primase small subunit, producing MPHSESPPESENSPIPMANVDQEQEDAVAESTTAQVPEAQQPADEDVDMADSNAVLSAPTNGTTHISESKAESQAETPNNQDTPVPEAATGAPSESKPATGVKLEELFDEMDSDDDEFPTTKAAKREPASSPDLLSSQSDMEIDLHEASDPEVMRTFYQRLFPWRYLFQWLNHSPTPTNDFGHREFAFTLQNDAYLRYQSFTTSDLLRKDVLRLMPSRFEIGPVYTANPRDRKTLRNSSAFRPLSKELCFDIDLTDYDDIRTCCDKANICQKCWQFITMAIKVVDTALREDFGFKHIMWVYSGRRGAHAWVCDKSARALDDQKRRAIAGYLEVIRGGAQSGKKVNLRRPLHPHLVRSLDILKQHFQSDVLEAQDPWRTEDQQEKLLALLPSDQKQLVSALRNKWASSPDRPSTLKWADIDSVAKTSTAKNFDTKSLLDAKQDIVLEYTYPRLDIEVSKKLNHLLKSPFVVHPGTGRVCVPIDVKRGLESFDPLGVPTVQSLIREIDEWKKPEPKEGRQEQEVEKHVVDWEKTSLKGYIEFFRSFVIGLMKDEREVKVKREREEEGGGGGGGESMEF